A stretch of the Agromyces larvae genome encodes the following:
- a CDS encoding TlyA family RNA methyltransferase, which translates to MQRRLDSALADAGLARSRTHAATLIASGAVRVDGRPVVKPSHRVGDDARLEVDEVDHYVSRAAHKLIAALDGFDVDPAGRVVLDAGASTGGFTQVLLERDARQVLAVDVGHGQLAPSLVGAPGLVLVEGCNVRDLDAERLAELTGVAERPTLVTADLSFISLTTVLPALRRTADEAAEFVLLVKPQFEVGRGGVREGVVRDAALQADAVAGVMWAGFDLGLGVGGVLSSPIAGTHGNREFLLHLRPGAGGHPTEWLGRIEGLTGGAR; encoded by the coding sequence GTGCAGCGACGCCTGGACTCGGCGTTGGCCGACGCCGGGCTCGCCCGGTCGCGCACGCACGCGGCGACGCTCATCGCGTCGGGCGCGGTGCGGGTCGACGGGCGACCCGTCGTGAAACCGTCGCACCGGGTCGGCGACGACGCCCGACTCGAGGTCGACGAGGTCGACCACTACGTGAGCCGCGCTGCGCACAAGTTGATCGCGGCGCTGGACGGATTCGACGTCGATCCGGCGGGCCGCGTCGTGCTCGACGCGGGCGCGTCGACCGGCGGGTTCACCCAGGTGCTGCTCGAGCGCGACGCGCGGCAGGTGCTCGCGGTCGACGTCGGACACGGGCAGCTCGCGCCGTCACTGGTCGGCGCACCCGGATTGGTGCTCGTCGAGGGCTGCAACGTGCGGGACCTCGACGCCGAACGGCTCGCCGAACTGACCGGGGTCGCCGAGCGGCCGACGCTGGTCACCGCCGATCTCTCGTTCATCTCGCTCACCACGGTGCTGCCCGCGCTGCGGCGCACCGCGGACGAGGCCGCCGAGTTCGTGCTGCTCGTCAAGCCGCAGTTCGAGGTCGGGCGCGGGGGCGTGCGCGAAGGGGTGGTCCGGGATGCGGCGCTGCAGGCGGATGCCGTCGCGGGCGTGATGTGGGCCGGGTTCGACCTCGGTCTCGGTGTGGGCGGTGTGCTCTCCTCCCCAATCGCCGGAACGCACGGCAATCGCGAGTTCCTGCTGCATCTGCGTCCGGGTGCGGGCGGGCATCCGACAGAATGGTTGGGTCGTATCGAGGGCCTGACAGGAGGAGCCCGGTGA
- a CDS encoding NAD kinase, producing MNQARHFLVVAHTGREAALEATREVCAQLLAEGAVPVIAEDHWDDVHAYLPDLNGRVRPLEQIDPARIELAIVLGGDGTILRAAELTRDLPIPLLGVNLGHVGFLAESERDDLGYTVTRALARDYTVEERMTLSVRAKVGTEVVYEGWALNEATIEKAERERMLEVVIEVDRRPLSSFGCDGVVMSTPTGSTAYSFSAGGPVVWPTVEALLLVPLSAHALFARPIVVGPESSLAVEVLQRTDAAAVIWCDGRRMFDLPPGARVVVRRSPVPVRLARLHEAPFTDRLVNKFDLPVTGWRGPVGRE from the coding sequence GTGAACCAGGCACGTCACTTCCTCGTGGTCGCCCATACCGGCCGCGAGGCCGCGCTCGAGGCCACCCGGGAGGTGTGCGCGCAGCTGCTCGCCGAGGGGGCGGTGCCGGTCATCGCCGAGGACCACTGGGACGATGTGCACGCCTACCTGCCCGACCTGAACGGCCGGGTGCGCCCGCTCGAGCAGATCGACCCGGCCCGGATCGAACTGGCGATCGTGCTCGGCGGCGACGGCACCATCCTTCGGGCCGCCGAGCTCACCCGCGATCTGCCGATCCCGTTGCTCGGGGTGAACCTCGGTCACGTCGGGTTCCTCGCCGAGAGCGAACGGGACGATCTCGGGTACACCGTGACGCGGGCGCTCGCGCGCGACTACACGGTCGAAGAGCGCATGACGCTGTCGGTGCGGGCGAAGGTCGGCACCGAGGTCGTCTACGAGGGGTGGGCGCTGAACGAAGCGACCATCGAGAAGGCCGAACGCGAGCGCATGCTCGAGGTGGTGATCGAGGTCGACCGCCGGCCGCTGTCGTCGTTCGGCTGCGATGGCGTGGTGATGTCGACGCCGACCGGGTCGACGGCGTACTCGTTCTCGGCCGGGGGTCCGGTCGTGTGGCCGACGGTCGAGGCGCTGCTGCTCGTGCCGCTGAGCGCGCACGCACTGTTCGCACGACCGATCGTCGTGGGGCCGGAATCGTCGCTCGCCGTCGAGGTGCTGCAGCGCACCGACGCGGCCGCGGTGATCTGGTGCGATGGGCGGCGGATGTTCGATCTGCCGCCGGGTGCGCGCGTCGTCGTGCGTCGGTCACCGGTGCCGGTGCGGCTCGCCCGCCTGCACGAGGCGCCCTTCACCGATCGACTCGTCAACAAGTTCGACCTGCCGGTGACCGGCTGGCGCGGGCCGGTGGGTCGCGAATGA
- the recN gene encoding DNA repair protein RecN → MIEELGIRDLGVIAEATLPLGPGFTAVTGETGAGKTMVVTALGLLLGARSDAGAVRSGAKQAWAEGRWLLSDAAADEIRERVEEAGGEIEAGELLLGRSVSAEGRSRAVVGGRSTPVGVLAELGERLVVVHGQADQQRLRSATAQREALDRFAGPELIEVLAEYRTAFRAWRDDAELLERLRSEHDARAREAVELREALDEVEAADPQPGEDAELSERADRLTNLEELRFAAAQARELVSSEEAIDDAPDAVTLVESARRHLERMAPHDPALAPIAGMLQNAGFLLAEAAGELSSYLAGLDADGARELETVQERRAELNALIRRHGTSLDDVLEFRRTGGLRLIELDGDDDRIVQLEASVAELEARVDELAGRLTALREAAASRLAGEVTAELSALAMPDAELSVVVEPLAEPASHGRDQVLLLLRPHPGTEPRPVSRGASGGELSRVMLAIEVVIAGTDPVPTFVFDEVDAGVGGAAAIEIGRRLAKLAERSQVIVVTHLAQVAAFATNHLTVVKGTDGQVTASSVRQLSGAEREAEMARLLSGLADSESGLAHARELLGLAADAA, encoded by the coding sequence GTGATCGAAGAGCTGGGCATCCGCGATCTCGGCGTGATCGCCGAGGCGACGCTGCCGCTCGGGCCCGGGTTCACCGCCGTCACGGGGGAGACGGGCGCCGGCAAGACGATGGTCGTCACCGCGCTCGGCCTGCTGCTCGGCGCCCGCTCCGACGCCGGCGCGGTCCGCTCGGGCGCGAAGCAGGCGTGGGCCGAGGGGCGCTGGCTGCTCTCGGATGCCGCGGCCGACGAGATCCGCGAACGGGTGGAGGAGGCCGGCGGCGAGATCGAGGCCGGTGAGCTGCTGCTCGGCAGGTCGGTGTCGGCGGAGGGGCGGAGCCGCGCGGTGGTCGGCGGCCGGAGCACACCCGTCGGCGTGCTGGCCGAGCTCGGCGAGCGGCTCGTCGTCGTGCACGGCCAGGCCGATCAGCAGCGGTTGCGTTCGGCCACGGCGCAGCGCGAGGCGCTCGACCGATTCGCCGGGCCCGAGCTGATCGAGGTGCTCGCCGAGTACCGCACCGCGTTCCGCGCCTGGCGTGACGACGCCGAACTGCTCGAACGGCTCCGATCCGAGCACGACGCCCGCGCGCGCGAGGCCGTCGAGCTGCGTGAGGCGCTCGACGAGGTCGAAGCGGCCGACCCGCAGCCGGGTGAGGACGCGGAGCTCTCCGAGCGCGCCGACCGGCTCACCAACCTCGAAGAACTGCGCTTCGCCGCCGCGCAGGCCCGCGAGCTCGTCTCCTCCGAAGAGGCGATCGACGACGCACCCGACGCGGTGACCCTCGTCGAGAGCGCTCGACGGCATCTGGAGCGGATGGCGCCGCACGACCCCGCGCTCGCCCCGATCGCCGGGATGCTGCAGAACGCCGGGTTCCTGCTCGCCGAGGCCGCAGGGGAGCTGTCGAGCTATCTCGCCGGGCTCGACGCCGACGGAGCCCGCGAACTCGAGACCGTGCAGGAACGCCGAGCCGAGTTGAACGCGCTCATCCGCCGGCACGGCACGAGTCTCGACGACGTGCTCGAGTTCCGCCGCACGGGCGGCCTGAGGCTCATCGAGCTCGACGGCGACGACGACCGCATCGTGCAGCTCGAGGCATCCGTCGCCGAACTCGAAGCCCGCGTCGACGAACTGGCCGGCCGGCTGACGGCGCTGCGCGAGGCCGCGGCGTCGCGGCTCGCCGGCGAGGTGACCGCCGAGCTCTCCGCGCTCGCGATGCCCGACGCCGAGCTCAGCGTCGTCGTCGAACCGCTCGCCGAGCCCGCCTCGCACGGGCGCGATCAGGTGCTCCTGCTGCTGCGCCCGCATCCGGGCACCGAACCGCGGCCCGTCTCGCGCGGTGCGTCGGGCGGCGAGCTGTCCCGAGTGATGCTGGCGATCGAGGTCGTGATCGCGGGCACCGATCCCGTGCCGACGTTCGTGTTCGACGAGGTCGACGCCGGCGTGGGCGGAGCCGCGGCCATCGAGATCGGCCGGCGGCTCGCGAAGCTCGCCGAGCGGTCCCAGGTGATCGTGGTCACCCACCTGGCGCAGGTGGCGGCCTTCGCGACGAACCACCTCACCGTGGTGAAGGGCACCGACGGGCAGGTGACCGCGTCGAGCGTGCGACAGCTCTCGGGCGCCGAACGCGAGGCCGAGATGGCGCGGCTGCTGTCGGGGCTGGCCGACAGCGAGAGCGGACTCGCGCACGCGCGCGAGCTGCTCGGGCTCGCGGCCGACGCCGCGTGA
- a CDS encoding CTP synthase, translated as MVDERGAQTSDTDLSDDTTKHIFVTGGVVSSLGKGLTAASLGNLLTARGLRVVMQKLDPYLNVDPGTMNPFQHGEVFVTDDGAETDLDIGHYERFLDIELSQAANVTTGQIYSTVIAKERRGEYLGDTVQVIPHITDEIKRRMRLQASESPKPDVIITEIGGTVGDIESQPFIESARQVRHELGRKNVFFVHVSLVPFMGASGEQKTKPTQHSVAALRSIGIQPDALVLRSDRPVTESNKRKIALMCDVDEAAVVNAVDVPSIYDIPTMLHDQGLDAYLIDALGLDEKANDVDWSGWSELLRVVHDPKHEVTIGLVGKYIDLPDAYLSVTEALRAGGFANDAKVKIEWIPSDECRTPEGAQKHLAHLDGICVPGGFGVRGIEGKLGALRFARENGLPALGLCLGLQCMVIEYSRNVAGLPGASSSEFDPDTEFPVIATMEEQVEIIAGGDLGGTMRLGLYPAALDEGSLAAELYGSTEVSERHRHRYEVNNSYRDRIAEAGLVFSGLSPDRNLVEYVELPRDAHPFYIGTQAHPELRSRPNAPHPLFRGLVGAALERQSASKLFDDDETNA; from the coding sequence GTGGTGGATGAACGCGGCGCACAGACTTCCGATACCGATCTCTCCGACGACACGACCAAGCACATCTTCGTGACTGGTGGTGTCGTTTCTTCGTTGGGCAAGGGCCTCACGGCCGCCAGCCTCGGCAACCTGCTCACGGCACGCGGGCTCCGCGTCGTCATGCAGAAACTCGACCCGTACCTCAACGTCGACCCCGGCACGATGAACCCGTTCCAGCACGGCGAGGTGTTCGTGACCGACGACGGCGCCGAGACCGACCTCGACATCGGTCACTACGAGCGGTTCCTCGACATCGAGCTGAGCCAGGCCGCGAACGTGACCACCGGCCAGATCTACTCGACCGTGATCGCGAAAGAGCGGCGCGGCGAATACCTGGGCGACACCGTGCAGGTCATCCCGCACATCACCGACGAGATCAAGCGGCGCATGCGCCTGCAGGCGTCGGAGTCGCCCAAGCCCGACGTGATCATCACCGAGATCGGCGGCACCGTCGGCGACATCGAGTCGCAGCCGTTCATCGAGTCCGCTCGTCAGGTGCGCCACGAACTCGGCCGCAAGAACGTCTTCTTCGTGCACGTCTCCCTGGTGCCGTTCATGGGCGCGTCGGGCGAGCAGAAGACCAAGCCCACCCAGCACTCGGTCGCGGCCCTGCGCTCGATCGGCATCCAGCCCGACGCGCTCGTGCTGCGCAGCGACCGGCCCGTCACCGAGTCGAACAAGCGCAAGATCGCGCTGATGTGCGACGTCGACGAGGCGGCGGTCGTGAACGCGGTCGACGTGCCGTCGATCTACGACATCCCGACGATGCTGCACGACCAGGGACTCGACGCATACCTGATCGACGCGCTCGGACTCGACGAGAAGGCGAACGACGTCGACTGGTCGGGCTGGAGCGAACTGCTGCGCGTCGTGCACGACCCGAAGCACGAGGTCACGATCGGCCTCGTGGGCAAGTACATCGACCTGCCCGACGCGTACCTGTCGGTCACCGAAGCGCTGCGCGCGGGTGGCTTCGCGAACGACGCGAAGGTGAAGATCGAGTGGATCCCGTCGGACGAGTGCCGCACCCCCGAAGGGGCGCAGAAGCACCTCGCCCACCTCGACGGCATCTGCGTGCCGGGCGGCTTCGGCGTGCGCGGCATCGAGGGCAAGCTCGGCGCGCTGCGATTCGCCCGTGAGAACGGGCTGCCCGCGCTGGGGCTCTGCCTCGGCCTGCAGTGCATGGTCATCGAGTACTCGCGCAACGTCGCCGGCCTTCCCGGCGCGTCGTCCAGCGAGTTCGACCCCGACACCGAGTTCCCGGTCATCGCGACCATGGAGGAGCAGGTCGAGATCATCGCCGGCGGCGACCTCGGCGGCACCATGCGGCTGGGCCTCTACCCGGCGGCGCTCGACGAGGGTTCGCTCGCGGCCGAGCTGTACGGGTCGACCGAGGTCTCGGAGCGCCACCGCCACCGCTACGAGGTGAACAACTCGTACCGCGACCGCATCGCCGAGGCGGGCCTGGTGTTCTCGGGGCTGTCGCCCGACCGCAACCTCGTCGAGTACGTCGAGCTGCCGCGCGACGCGCACCCGTTCTACATCGGCACCCAGGCGCACCCCGAACTGCGCAGCCGCCCGAACGCGCCGCACCCGCTGTTCCGCGGGCTCGTGGGCGCCGCTCTCGAACGGCAGAGCGCGAGCAAGCTCTTCGACGACGACGAGACGAATGCCTGA
- a CDS encoding NUDIX domain-containing protein codes for MPEAALELLADEPHRAPVVESERVFAGRVWDVRRDTVEYGGERIVRDYVDHPGAVGVLALDDRGRALLIKQYRHPVRTRDWEIPAGLLDVDGESPLDAAKRELAEEADLEADDWSVLVDLLTSPGGNDEAIRVFLARDVRPTDVAFARTDEEADLEARWVDLDDCVDAVLARRVQNAPLVAAVLAAQVARGRGWSTLGAADAPWPARPKGDPSA; via the coding sequence ATGCCTGAGGCGGCGCTCGAACTGCTCGCCGACGAGCCCCACCGGGCGCCGGTCGTCGAATCCGAACGGGTGTTCGCGGGGCGGGTCTGGGATGTGCGGCGCGACACCGTCGAGTACGGCGGCGAGCGGATCGTGCGCGACTACGTGGACCATCCCGGGGCGGTCGGCGTGCTCGCCCTCGACGATCGGGGGCGAGCGTTGCTCATCAAGCAGTACCGGCACCCGGTGCGCACCCGCGATTGGGAGATCCCGGCCGGGTTGCTCGACGTCGACGGCGAGTCGCCGCTCGACGCGGCGAAGCGCGAACTGGCCGAGGAGGCCGATCTCGAGGCCGACGACTGGTCGGTCCTGGTCGACCTGCTCACCTCGCCCGGCGGCAACGACGAAGCCATCCGCGTGTTCCTCGCGCGCGACGTGCGGCCCACCGACGTCGCCTTCGCGCGCACCGACGAGGAAGCCGACCTGGAGGCGCGCTGGGTCGACCTCGACGACTGCGTCGACGCCGTGCTCGCGCGTCGCGTGCAGAACGCCCCGCTCGTCGCGGCAGTGCTCGCCGCCCAGGTCGCCCGCGGGCGCGGGTGGTCGACGCTCGGCGCCGCCGATGCGCCATGGCCGGCGCGGCCGAAGGGGGACCCTTCGGCGTGA
- the xerD gene encoding site-specific tyrosine recombinase XerD, with protein MAGAAEGGPFGVTAAGVDGYLRHLAVERGLAANTLAAYRRDLAIYDGWLGARGIRDLAAVTETDLSDFQRHLATERQPTLATSSIARVLSAVRGLHRFLVAEGEVEMDASRDVRPPKPPRRLPKAIPVEEVEALLAATDGDEPLRLRDRAVLELLYATGARVSELTALNVDDLVDDEVIRLFGKGGKQRIVPVGRYARTALDAYLVRARPLLSARGRATPALFLGARGGRLGRQTVWDLVTDAAERAGITADVSPHTLRHSFATHLLAGGADVRVVQELLGHSSVATTQIYTLVTVDTLREMYTQAHPRAR; from the coding sequence ATGGCCGGCGCGGCCGAAGGGGGACCCTTCGGCGTGACCGCGGCCGGCGTCGACGGGTATCTGCGGCATCTCGCCGTCGAGCGGGGGCTGGCCGCCAACACGCTCGCGGCCTACCGGCGCGACCTCGCGATCTACGACGGATGGCTCGGGGCCCGGGGCATCCGCGACCTCGCCGCCGTGACCGAGACCGACCTCTCGGACTTCCAGCGTCACCTCGCCACCGAGCGGCAGCCGACGCTGGCGACCAGCTCGATCGCACGCGTGCTGTCGGCCGTGCGCGGACTGCACCGATTCCTCGTCGCCGAGGGCGAGGTCGAGATGGACGCGTCGCGCGACGTACGGCCGCCGAAGCCGCCGCGCCGGCTGCCGAAGGCGATCCCCGTCGAGGAGGTCGAGGCGTTGCTCGCCGCGACCGACGGCGACGAACCGCTGCGGCTGCGCGACCGCGCCGTGCTCGAACTGCTCTACGCGACCGGTGCGCGGGTGTCGGAACTCACCGCGCTGAACGTCGACGACCTCGTCGACGACGAGGTGATCCGGCTGTTCGGCAAGGGCGGCAAGCAGCGCATCGTGCCGGTCGGGCGGTACGCCCGCACCGCGCTCGACGCGTACCTGGTGCGCGCCCGCCCCTTGCTGTCGGCCCGCGGCCGGGCGACGCCCGCGCTCTTCCTCGGCGCACGCGGCGGGCGTCTCGGCCGGCAGACGGTGTGGGACCTCGTCACGGATGCCGCGGAGCGCGCCGGCATCACGGCGGACGTGTCGCCGCACACCCTGCGGCACTCGTTCGCGACCCACCTGCTGGCGGGCGGCGCCGACGTGCGCGTCGTCCAGGAGCTGCTCGGCCACTCGTCGGTGGCGACCACGCAGATCTACACGCTGGTCACGGTCGACACACTCCGCGAGATGTACACGCAGGCGCACCCACGTGCTCGCTAG
- a CDS encoding ParA family protein, whose protein sequence is MEQTQDPADGTASLDPELGPTGRPLRDFPEPAPLRSHGPARVIALCNQKGGVGKTTTTINLGAALADAGRRVLAVDFDPQGALSAGLGVQTHDVPTIYDLLLSRQLEPSDAIQRTGVAGLDVIPANIDLSAAEVHLVSEVAREQILAGVLRRVAGDYDVILIDCQPSLGLLTVNALTASHGVIIPLECEYFALRGVALLIETIDKVRDRLNPAISLDGILATMYDARTLHSREVLERVVEAFGDRVLETVITRTVKFPDATVAATPITEFAPEHAASRAYRQLARELVFRGAVA, encoded by the coding sequence ATCGAGCAGACACAGGACCCTGCGGACGGCACGGCCTCCCTGGATCCCGAGCTCGGTCCCACCGGTCGACCGCTGCGCGACTTCCCCGAGCCCGCACCGCTGCGCTCGCACGGGCCCGCCCGGGTGATCGCGCTGTGCAACCAGAAGGGCGGCGTCGGCAAGACGACCACGACGATCAACCTGGGGGCGGCGCTCGCGGACGCGGGCCGGCGGGTGCTCGCGGTCGACTTCGACCCGCAGGGCGCGCTGTCCGCCGGGCTCGGGGTGCAGACCCACGACGTCCCCACGATCTACGACCTGCTGCTGTCGCGTCAGCTCGAGCCGAGCGACGCCATCCAGCGCACGGGGGTCGCCGGGCTGGACGTGATCCCCGCGAACATCGACCTCTCCGCGGCCGAGGTGCACCTCGTCAGCGAGGTCGCCCGCGAGCAGATCCTGGCCGGTGTGCTGCGTCGGGTCGCCGGCGACTACGACGTCATCCTCATCGACTGCCAGCCGTCGCTCGGTCTGCTCACCGTGAACGCGCTGACCGCCAGCCACGGCGTGATCATCCCGCTCGAGTGCGAGTACTTCGCGCTGCGCGGGGTGGCGTTGCTGATCGAGACGATCGACAAGGTCCGCGACCGGCTGAACCCGGCGATCTCGCTCGACGGCATCCTCGCGACGATGTACGACGCCCGCACGCTGCACTCGCGCGAGGTGCTCGAGCGCGTCGTCGAGGCGTTCGGCGACCGCGTCCTCGAGACGGTCATCACCCGCACGGTGAAGTTCCCCGACGCGACCGTCGCCGCCACCCCCATCACCGAGTTCGCCCCCGAGCACGCGGCGTCGCGGGCGTATCGTCAGCTCGCCAGGGAGCTGGTCTTCCGTGGCGCGGTCGCGTGA
- a CDS encoding segregation and condensation protein A — translation MARSREPVGAAVTDAPDAGVDSGFRVALANFEGPFDLLLSLIAKHELDITEVALSKVTDEFIGYLKGLDSAEDLDRASEFLVVAATLLDLKVAGLLPQGELVDAEDVALLEARDLLFARLLQYRAFKEASRWFAARLEAEALRHPRTVPLEERFRERVPELRWTLTVDDFAALAVLALTPRDAPIVGLDHLHAPLVSIREQAAHVVAVLRRGEPVTFRQLIAGVDRSGVVVARFLAVLELYRHAAIGFEQVEPLGELTLRWAAEHWSDTNLDSLGADYDD, via the coding sequence GTGGCGCGGTCGCGTGAGCCGGTCGGCGCGGCGGTGACGGATGCCCCCGACGCGGGCGTCGACAGCGGGTTCCGCGTCGCGCTCGCGAACTTCGAGGGGCCGTTCGATCTGCTGCTGTCGCTGATCGCCAAGCACGAGCTCGACATCACCGAGGTCGCGCTGTCGAAGGTGACCGACGAGTTCATCGGCTACCTGAAGGGGCTCGACTCCGCCGAGGACCTCGACCGGGCCTCGGAGTTCCTCGTCGTCGCTGCGACCCTGCTCGACCTGAAGGTGGCTGGGCTGCTGCCGCAGGGCGAACTGGTCGACGCCGAGGACGTCGCCCTCCTGGAGGCACGCGACCTGCTGTTCGCGCGGCTGCTGCAGTACCGCGCGTTCAAGGAGGCGTCACGGTGGTTCGCGGCGCGGCTCGAGGCCGAGGCGCTGCGGCATCCGCGCACCGTGCCGCTCGAGGAGCGGTTCCGCGAGCGGGTGCCCGAACTGCGCTGGACCCTCACCGTCGACGACTTCGCCGCACTCGCCGTGCTCGCGCTCACCCCCCGCGACGCGCCGATCGTCGGTCTCGATCACCTGCACGCGCCGCTCGTCTCGATCCGCGAGCAGGCCGCCCACGTCGTCGCCGTGCTGCGACGCGGCGAACCGGTGACGTTCCGCCAGCTCATCGCCGGCGTCGACCGGTCGGGTGTGGTGGTCGCGCGGTTCCTCGCCGTGCTCGAGCTGTACCGGCACGCCGCCATCGGATTCGAGCAGGTCGAACCGTTGGGCGAACTCACGCTTCGCTGGGCGGCCGAGCACTGGTCGGACACGAACCTCGACAGTCTGGGAGCCGACTATGACGACTGA
- the scpB gene encoding SMC-Scp complex subunit ScpB → MTTDHDAAAAAPAAAAPTADPPPELSVATPLDVPGQPRLDLDRALEALLFVADRPISTVALAAAVARPVAEIRASIARLVADYDGGAPSGEPRTDEAAPTDATGERGIRRGFELREVGGGWRFYARADYDALIAGYVIEQSTQKLSQAALETLAVVAYKQPISRSAIAAIRAVNVDSVVRTLAGRGLITEVDTDPETGAILYGTTDQLLEHLGITSLDELPPVSPLLDDGQGGFDVDRA, encoded by the coding sequence ATGACGACTGATCACGACGCGGCCGCCGCAGCCCCGGCAGCCGCCGCGCCTACGGCCGATCCGCCTCCCGAACTCTCGGTGGCGACGCCGCTCGACGTGCCCGGCCAGCCGCGCCTGGACCTCGATCGGGCACTGGAGGCCCTGCTGTTCGTCGCCGACCGGCCGATCAGCACGGTGGCGCTGGCTGCGGCGGTCGCCCGACCGGTCGCCGAGATCCGCGCGTCGATCGCCCGGCTGGTCGCCGACTACGACGGCGGTGCGCCGTCGGGCGAGCCGCGCACCGACGAAGCGGCACCGACCGATGCGACGGGGGAGCGGGGCATCCGCCGGGGATTCGAGCTGCGCGAGGTCGGCGGCGGCTGGAGGTTCTACGCGCGCGCCGACTACGACGCCCTGATCGCAGGGTACGTGATCGAGCAGTCGACGCAGAAGCTCTCGCAGGCCGCGCTCGAGACGCTCGCCGTGGTCGCGTACAAGCAGCCGATCTCGCGATCGGCGATCGCGGCGATCCGTGCCGTGAACGTCGACTCGGTCGTGCGCACCCTCGCGGGTCGCGGCCTCATCACCGAGGTCGACACCGATCCCGAGACCGGCGCCATCCTCTACGGGACCACCGACCAGCTGCTCGAGCACCTCGGCATCACCTCGCTCGACGAGCTGCCGCCGGTCTCGCCGCTGCTTGACGACGGACAGGGGGGCTTCGATGTCGACCGGGCGTGA
- a CDS encoding pseudouridine synthase translates to MSTGRDDGGERPSTGSGSPAAHPEGERLQKVLAAAGVASRRVSEQYIVEGRVRVNGQVVTELGRRVDPKHDRVEVDGVAVQLDTAKRYYLLNKPRGVVSSMRDEQGRPDLRRFTDDLDERVYNVGRLDQDTSGLLLLTNDGELAHVLAHPSFGVEKTYIAKVRGRVTPQTLQRLKQGIELEDGPIVIDRGRILQSQSGEGSTLVELTLHSGRNRIVRRMMAEVGHPVIELVRRQFGPLHLGTLQSGRMRELTKVELGQLLTLSRAADGGRKRKD, encoded by the coding sequence ATGTCGACCGGGCGTGACGACGGAGGCGAGCGCCCTTCGACGGGCTCGGGGAGCCCTGCGGCGCATCCCGAGGGCGAGCGCCTGCAGAAGGTGCTCGCCGCGGCGGGCGTCGCGAGCCGCCGCGTGAGCGAGCAGTACATCGTCGAGGGTCGCGTGCGCGTGAACGGTCAGGTCGTGACCGAGCTCGGCCGACGCGTCGACCCGAAGCACGACCGCGTCGAGGTCGACGGCGTCGCCGTGCAGCTCGACACCGCGAAGCGCTACTACCTGCTGAACAAGCCGCGCGGCGTCGTCTCGTCGATGCGCGACGAGCAGGGCCGCCCCGACCTGCGCCGCTTCACCGACGACCTCGACGAACGGGTCTACAACGTGGGCCGGCTCGACCAGGACACCAGCGGTCTGCTGCTGCTCACCAACGACGGCGAGCTCGCGCACGTGCTCGCCCACCCCTCGTTCGGCGTCGAGAAGACGTACATCGCGAAGGTGCGCGGCCGGGTCACGCCGCAGACGCTGCAGCGGCTGAAGCAGGGGATCGAACTCGAGGACGGCCCGATCGTGATCGATCGTGGGCGCATCCTGCAGAGCCAGTCGGGCGAGGGGTCCACGCTCGTCGAACTCACCCTGCACTCGGGCCGCAACCGCATCGTGCGACGCATGATGGCCGAGGTCGGACACCCCGTGATCGAACTCGTGCGCCGCCAGTTCGGGCCGCTGCACCTGGGCACCCTGCAGTCGGGCCGGATGCGCGAGTTGACTAAGGTGGAACTCGGCCAACTGCTCACCCTCTCGCGTGCCGCAGACGGCGGCCGCAAGCGAAAGGACTGA